In Thermodesulforhabdus norvegica, a single window of DNA contains:
- the ilvN gene encoding acetolactate synthase small subunit, with amino-acid sequence MSGNYRNNHDKRHTIGVLVENQPGVLSRVAGLFSGRGFNIESLTVAETNEPGMSRITLVTTGDEHIVEQIIKQLNKLINVIKVLDFRDTEFVEREMALIKVKADKQSRAEILRIVDIFRAKVVDVSPHSYIVEVTGDEGKIQAILDLLSEYGILELARTGKAAMARGKKDIQKR; translated from the coding sequence ATGAGCGGAAACTACCGAAATAATCACGATAAAAGGCACACCATTGGCGTGCTGGTGGAAAATCAGCCGGGTGTTCTGTCCCGCGTTGCCGGGCTCTTCAGCGGCCGGGGTTTTAACATAGAAAGTCTTACGGTTGCAGAAACAAACGAGCCCGGGATGTCCAGGATTACCCTCGTTACGACGGGCGATGAGCATATTGTCGAGCAAATAATCAAGCAGTTAAACAAGCTCATAAATGTTATAAAGGTCCTCGATTTTCGCGACACGGAGTTCGTGGAACGGGAAATGGCCCTCATAAAGGTCAAGGCGGATAAACAGAGCAGGGCAGAAATCCTCAGGATTGTGGATATTTTCAGGGCAAAAGTGGTTGACGTTTCGCCTCATTCTTACATTGTAGAGGTAACCGGAGACGAAGGGAAAATTCAGGCTATTCTGGATCTCCTCAGCGAATACGGAATCCTGGAGTTGGCCCGAACGGGAAAGGCCGCAATGGCCCGGGGTAAAAAGGATATACAAAAAAGGTAG
- a CDS encoding molybdopterin-containing oxidoreductase family protein, with product MKVGRRAFIGFVAGGIAGTLLSPIPWKLADDIAIWTQNWSWRPSPKRGHRAGVGTLCTMCGSACSVEVDLVDRQRAIYVRGSSLSPLNKGGLCALGASAVQFLYSPYRVRQPLRQTKKRGDRTGFKAISWKEAIGELGARLKKLYEEGKGHQVACLSGQRYTSLYELWSLFCGALGSSNLFAMPRETDGHSAVSQALFGHEGPFAFRLYRATGILNFGAEWADGWSSCAPMGRMYEEWVREVPGKGRTEIVHVSSRLSMSASKSNEWIPVKPGTEAALALGIAHVLIRENRVFRGVEEYEGYLNWIDSSGETRQGFRDYVLKEYSPDRVSGITGAPAAKIEELARWVASQPSPLVVWGSEGFGGPGFFHHEMAYVALNMLLGNFEDKGLCTFTPVTNSLKAAQGEESLAEERLDVAAGTSGLVGARSNSIYAFFEALAQGKGYPVDVLLVCEANPIYSMADAALVRDAWSKAGFTVAMTGFMDETALEADLILPTPVMLERWDDVTAVPGLPFALYGLSAPVINPLYDVKHPGDVVLQLAAMVGDETRRALPWKKYEDVLKAQVKFIADQGIGAVSDDKTDFSHLEPDKTPKKNYRNAADLLKKLKKGSLWYAPVASTSQFVKTETGKPRFFASVLENAGMGLEKPELLMPHFLALQSSGSEQEYPLLLVAYGVSYISSGYFPNSPLMMKNLWDFELKGNDGFIGVNPATAKELGLAEGMSVVVETPQGKARARVHLSPAVSPGLIAAVKGLGHWAYDEYLADKGLRVTELTEVQLDPVTALGVERVTRAKLVRA from the coding sequence ATGAAAGTCGGGCGGCGAGCATTTATCGGGTTTGTTGCAGGTGGAATTGCCGGCACTCTTTTATCTCCCATCCCGTGGAAACTTGCCGATGACATAGCCATCTGGACTCAGAACTGGTCTTGGCGGCCTTCGCCCAAAAGAGGTCACAGAGCAGGGGTAGGAACTCTGTGCACCATGTGCGGGAGTGCCTGCAGTGTTGAAGTGGATCTCGTTGATCGTCAGAGGGCTATATATGTGAGGGGTTCCAGCTTGAGCCCGCTCAATAAAGGCGGTTTGTGCGCACTCGGAGCGTCGGCCGTTCAGTTTCTCTACTCTCCCTATCGGGTACGTCAGCCTTTGAGGCAGACCAAAAAACGAGGAGATCGCACGGGTTTTAAGGCCATAAGCTGGAAGGAAGCAATCGGCGAACTGGGAGCCAGGTTGAAGAAGCTATACGAGGAAGGGAAGGGCCATCAGGTAGCCTGCCTTTCGGGTCAGAGATATACGAGCCTTTATGAGCTGTGGAGCCTCTTTTGTGGAGCTTTGGGTTCTTCCAACCTGTTTGCGATGCCCCGGGAGACGGACGGGCATTCGGCCGTGAGCCAAGCTCTTTTCGGTCATGAAGGGCCTTTTGCTTTCAGGCTGTACAGGGCAACGGGTATTTTGAATTTCGGCGCCGAATGGGCGGACGGATGGAGTTCCTGTGCTCCTATGGGCAGGATGTATGAAGAGTGGGTTCGTGAGGTTCCCGGCAAAGGTCGGACGGAGATCGTTCATGTCTCGTCGCGGCTTTCAATGAGTGCTTCAAAATCGAATGAATGGATCCCCGTAAAACCGGGGACGGAAGCTGCCCTTGCATTGGGCATAGCTCATGTTCTCATCAGGGAAAACAGGGTTTTTCGGGGTGTTGAAGAGTATGAGGGTTACCTGAATTGGATTGATTCTTCCGGTGAAACCCGTCAGGGGTTCAGGGATTATGTTCTTAAAGAATACAGCCCTGATCGTGTATCGGGGATCACAGGTGCTCCCGCAGCGAAGATTGAAGAGCTTGCAAGGTGGGTTGCATCTCAGCCTTCTCCGCTCGTGGTATGGGGTTCAGAAGGGTTTGGCGGTCCGGGATTTTTCCACCATGAAATGGCCTATGTTGCGCTGAACATGCTACTCGGAAATTTTGAAGACAAGGGTCTGTGTACCTTTACGCCCGTAACGAACTCCCTGAAGGCAGCTCAGGGGGAAGAAAGTTTGGCGGAAGAACGGCTTGATGTAGCCGCCGGCACATCCGGGCTGGTCGGTGCCCGGTCGAACTCGATTTACGCCTTCTTTGAAGCTCTCGCGCAGGGGAAGGGCTACCCTGTTGATGTATTGCTGGTCTGCGAGGCCAATCCCATCTATTCGATGGCCGATGCCGCTCTGGTTCGCGATGCCTGGTCGAAGGCGGGGTTTACCGTTGCGATGACCGGCTTTATGGACGAGACTGCCCTGGAAGCCGATTTGATTCTTCCCACACCGGTTATGCTTGAGCGCTGGGATGATGTAACCGCCGTACCGGGTTTACCTTTCGCCCTTTACGGACTTTCTGCTCCGGTTATCAATCCGCTATACGACGTAAAACATCCAGGCGATGTGGTTCTCCAGCTTGCGGCCATGGTCGGGGATGAAACCAGAAGAGCTCTACCCTGGAAAAAGTATGAGGATGTCCTTAAAGCCCAGGTCAAGTTCATTGCCGATCAGGGGATTGGAGCTGTATCGGACGATAAGACGGATTTTTCCCATCTGGAGCCTGATAAAACCCCGAAGAAAAATTACCGTAATGCGGCGGATCTTCTTAAAAAGTTGAAAAAAGGTTCCCTCTGGTATGCGCCCGTAGCGAGTACGTCTCAATTCGTCAAAACCGAAACGGGGAAGCCTCGATTCTTTGCATCGGTTCTCGAGAATGCAGGTATGGGTCTGGAGAAACCGGAGCTTTTGATGCCGCACTTTTTAGCCCTGCAATCCTCTGGAAGTGAACAGGAATATCCTCTGCTTCTGGTTGCCTACGGTGTTTCCTACATCTCCTCCGGATATTTCCCCAATTCGCCTCTCATGATGAAAAACCTCTGGGACTTTGAACTGAAAGGGAACGACGGCTTTATTGGCGTTAACCCGGCGACGGCAAAGGAACTGGGCCTTGCGGAGGGTATGTCGGTGGTGGTTGAGACGCCTCAAGGAAAGGCTCGGGCCAGAGTTCATCTAAGCCCTGCCGTTTCTCCCGGCCTTATTGCGGCCGTTAAAGGGCTGGGTCACTGGGCTTACGATGAATACCTGGCGGATAAGGGGTTGCGGGTAACGGAGCTTACAGAGGTTCAGCTCGATCCGGTTACGGCTTTGGGAGTGGAAAGGGTTACTCGGGCAAAACTTGTCCGGGCGTGA
- a CDS encoding acyl-CoA dehydratase activase, with amino-acid sequence MNSAGLDAGSTWIKLVILNEKKEVIHRKKLETALDAQSRLRSLFDEVARFEVGSLVATGYGRKLALKVFSNVPKKATVSEIQAHAAGALFLFPEARSVLDIGGQDTKAIVLGPEKRPSRFEMNDRCAAGTGKFLEITARAFGKNLDDFGLFALKGDSPPEITSTCAVFAESEIISLTARGERPENIAKAIHLSVAKRTVAMLRRVGFGSPLVFSGGVARNPCMVRLLRDFLKDCEILTPEKPEFTGALGAALLAVNNPF; translated from the coding sequence GTGAACAGTGCGGGCCTGGATGCTGGATCAACCTGGATCAAGCTGGTGATTTTGAATGAGAAGAAAGAGGTAATTCACCGCAAGAAGCTGGAAACAGCCCTTGATGCCCAATCGAGGTTAAGAAGCCTCTTTGATGAAGTGGCCCGATTTGAAGTCGGGTCTTTAGTTGCAACGGGGTACGGCCGAAAGCTGGCTCTTAAAGTCTTTTCCAACGTTCCCAAAAAAGCCACCGTCTCCGAAATTCAGGCTCATGCGGCGGGAGCCCTGTTCCTTTTCCCCGAAGCCCGGAGTGTTCTCGACATAGGGGGTCAGGATACCAAAGCAATAGTACTGGGGCCTGAAAAACGTCCTTCAAGATTTGAGATGAATGACCGGTGTGCCGCAGGAACGGGCAAGTTTCTGGAGATTACGGCGCGAGCCTTCGGCAAGAACCTCGATGACTTCGGATTATTCGCCCTTAAAGGTGACAGCCCTCCGGAGATAACATCAACCTGTGCGGTTTTTGCCGAAAGTGAAATTATATCTCTTACGGCCCGAGGAGAACGACCTGAAAATATAGCAAAGGCAATCCATCTTTCCGTGGCAAAAAGGACCGTGGCAATGCTCAGACGCGTGGGATTTGGTTCCCCTCTCGTTTTTTCCGGAGGGGTAGCCCGGAATCCCTGCATGGTAAGGCTCTTGCGGGATTTTCTGAAGGATTGCGAAATACTCACACCCGAAAAGCCCGAATTTACCGGAGCTCTGGGGGCCGCCCTTTTAGCCGTAAATAACCCATTTTAA
- a CDS encoding phosphatidylserine decarboxylase family protein, whose protein sequence is MDFRSARNRIPLAPEGIPFIGLAAFLTLILAILGWAVPALCGFLVTAFVTYFFRDPQRIVPQEPDCLVSPADGKIVSIDRDVLPPCFADTAMTRIGIFMSIFDVHVNRAPEEGHIRGVKYFRGSFKAAQLGRASEENEKNCILLETSKGRSIVLVQVAGLIARRIVFWPGVGDRVVRGEPIGMIRFGSRVDVYVPRDWEVVVSRGNRVRAGEDIICRTK, encoded by the coding sequence ATGGACTTTCGCTCTGCCCGGAACCGTATTCCTCTGGCACCTGAAGGTATACCCTTTATCGGGCTGGCCGCTTTCTTAACGCTGATCCTTGCGATCCTGGGATGGGCCGTTCCTGCTTTATGCGGCTTTCTGGTCACGGCTTTTGTGACCTACTTTTTTCGGGACCCCCAGCGAATAGTACCTCAGGAGCCCGATTGCCTGGTCTCTCCGGCCGACGGAAAAATCGTAAGCATAGACCGAGATGTCCTTCCCCCCTGTTTTGCCGATACTGCCATGACGCGGATTGGAATATTCATGTCCATCTTCGACGTCCATGTGAACAGGGCACCGGAGGAAGGGCACATCAGAGGGGTGAAGTACTTCAGAGGATCTTTTAAGGCTGCCCAGTTGGGGCGGGCATCAGAAGAAAACGAAAAGAACTGCATACTTCTGGAAACCTCAAAGGGCCGGTCAATCGTTCTGGTTCAGGTAGCGGGTCTTATTGCCCGCCGTATCGTTTTCTGGCCCGGGGTTGGCGACCGGGTGGTGCGAGGTGAACCTATAGGCATGATAAGGTTCGGGTCCCGCGTCGACGTTTATGTTCCTCGGGACTGGGAAGTGGTGGTGTCCAGAGGAAATAGGGTTCGAGCAGGGGAGGACATAATATGCAGGACGAAGTAA
- the ilvC gene encoding ketol-acid reductoisomerase produces MRIFYEADADFSFLQGKKVAIVGYGSQGHAQAQNLRDSGIDVIVAQRPGSRNYELALEDGFKPLSVEEAAKEADVIQMLIPDHVQADVYRTSVAPHLKPGKMLMFSHGFNIHYGQIVPPRDVDVTMVAPKGPGHLVRSEYVRGAGVPALVAVHQDATGNALNVALAYAKGIGATRAGVIETTFKEETETDLFGEQCVLCGGVSELIKAGFETLVEAGYQPEIAYFECLHELKLIVDLIYQGGLSYMRYSISDTAEYGDLTRGPRIVSEQTRQTMRDILKEIQTGAFAREWILENRAGRPVFQALRRQARSHLVEEVGKRLRSMMPFLEAKEAPDQ; encoded by the coding sequence ATGCGGATCTTTTACGAAGCAGATGCGGATTTTTCTTTTTTGCAGGGTAAAAAGGTTGCCATTGTCGGTTACGGAAGCCAGGGACATGCTCAGGCTCAAAATCTGCGTGATAGCGGTATAGACGTAATTGTGGCTCAGAGGCCCGGTAGCCGGAATTATGAACTCGCCCTGGAAGATGGTTTTAAACCTCTTTCCGTAGAAGAGGCGGCAAAGGAAGCCGATGTAATCCAGATGCTCATACCCGATCACGTACAGGCTGACGTTTACAGGACTTCCGTAGCTCCTCATCTTAAGCCCGGAAAAATGCTGATGTTCTCTCACGGCTTCAACATACACTACGGCCAGATAGTCCCACCACGGGATGTTGATGTAACGATGGTTGCCCCCAAGGGTCCGGGACATCTGGTAAGAAGCGAGTATGTGCGAGGAGCAGGCGTTCCAGCTCTCGTTGCCGTTCATCAGGACGCAACGGGCAATGCACTGAATGTAGCCCTTGCCTATGCTAAAGGCATCGGAGCAACCAGAGCCGGTGTTATCGAAACGACCTTCAAAGAAGAAACGGAAACGGACCTTTTCGGAGAGCAATGCGTTCTCTGTGGAGGCGTCTCGGAACTCATTAAAGCAGGGTTTGAAACCCTGGTGGAAGCGGGCTATCAGCCCGAGATAGCCTATTTTGAATGTCTCCACGAGCTTAAATTGATCGTGGATTTGATCTACCAGGGTGGCTTATCCTACATGCGTTACTCCATAAGCGATACGGCCGAATACGGAGATTTAACCAGAGGTCCAAGGATAGTGTCCGAACAGACCAGACAGACCATGAGGGACATTTTGAAGGAAATACAAACGGGAGCCTTTGCCCGGGAGTGGATCCTTGAAAATCGAGCGGGCCGTCCTGTGTTTCAGGCTCTGAGAAGGCAGGCAAGAAGTCATCTTGTCGAGGAGGTGGGAAAGCGGTTAAGGTCCATGATGCCTTTTCTGGAAGCCAAAGAAGCGCCGGATCAGTAA
- a CDS encoding double-cubane-cluster-containing anaerobic reductase, with the protein MGSYKELWEKLNLDLDAHESLLEVLGKFYGDIYLTQQGRLRGIEYLDFVISEIHGLRIKELQEAKNNGRKVIGTFCIFVPEELVLAAQAIQVGLCAGAETGRELAEQVLPRNTCALIKSFVGFKLSRLCPFIESCDLIVGETTCDGKKKAYEIFEQYVPLFVMEVPQMKRDADRELWKSEIYRFKSVLEDLTGSWITAESLAKGIKTVNRRRRVLQRLNELRKAVPAPISGRDALLVHQISFYDDPERFTNKISILCDELEKRISAKEGVVPEGTPRILLSGCPMAIPNWKLPYVIESSGAVVVVEESCVGTRNISHLVEENGKSVDDMIDNIVDRYMKIDCACFTPNRERLNNVVSLAKAYKVDGVIHYSLTFCQLYETEAFKIGRALEKEGIPFLSISTDYSMEDVEQLKNRVEAFVEMIRG; encoded by the coding sequence ATGGGGTCCTATAAGGAACTCTGGGAGAAGCTTAACCTGGACCTTGATGCGCACGAATCATTGCTGGAGGTTCTGGGAAAGTTCTACGGCGACATTTATCTAACTCAGCAGGGCCGTCTAAGAGGAATAGAATATCTTGATTTCGTAATCTCCGAGATCCACGGCCTGAGGATTAAAGAACTTCAGGAAGCAAAGAATAACGGCCGCAAGGTCATCGGTACCTTCTGTATCTTCGTTCCCGAAGAACTCGTGCTTGCCGCACAGGCCATACAGGTCGGGCTCTGTGCAGGTGCTGAGACGGGAAGAGAGTTGGCAGAACAGGTCCTGCCCAGAAACACCTGTGCCCTCATAAAATCTTTCGTGGGTTTTAAACTATCACGGCTTTGCCCCTTTATCGAATCCTGTGATCTCATCGTCGGTGAAACTACCTGTGACGGTAAGAAGAAAGCCTACGAAATATTCGAGCAATACGTACCTCTTTTTGTAATGGAAGTACCCCAGATGAAAAGGGACGCCGACAGAGAGTTATGGAAGAGCGAAATCTACAGGTTCAAAAGCGTTCTCGAGGATCTTACCGGTTCCTGGATTACGGCAGAATCCCTTGCAAAAGGAATAAAAACCGTTAACAGAAGAAGACGGGTCCTACAGCGTCTCAACGAGCTAAGGAAGGCCGTGCCTGCTCCAATATCGGGCCGGGACGCCCTTCTGGTTCATCAAATTTCCTTCTACGACGATCCCGAAAGATTTACGAACAAGATATCGATACTCTGTGACGAACTGGAGAAAAGAATATCCGCCAAAGAAGGAGTGGTCCCTGAGGGGACGCCGAGGATTCTTCTGTCGGGATGCCCCATGGCCATACCGAACTGGAAGCTACCTTATGTGATTGAAAGCTCAGGAGCCGTCGTGGTCGTTGAGGAATCCTGCGTGGGAACCAGGAACATATCCCATCTGGTAGAAGAAAACGGAAAAAGCGTTGATGACATGATCGACAACATTGTAGATCGATACATGAAAATTGATTGTGCCTGTTTCACCCCCAACAGAGAACGCCTTAACAACGTCGTTTCTCTTGCCAAAGCCTATAAAGTGGACGGAGTAATACATTACAGCCTTACCTTCTGTCAGCTCTACGAAACCGAAGCGTTCAAAATCGGCAGGGCCCTTGAGAAAGAAGGAATACCTTTTCTATCGATTTCCACGGATTACAGCATGGAGGATGTGGAACAACTGAAAAACAGGGTGGAAGCCTTCGTTGAAATGATCAGAGGTTGA
- the qrcA gene encoding menaquinone reductase multiheme cytochrome c subunit QrcA yields the protein MANNQQKGAGIVVLVSFLVGFIGALIVGWVVFPNVLYSRHYQPLNFSHVAHQDNDCEYCHYFRDDGTYSGVPNIDNCRECHEEMMGDSEAERILVEEYIQQNKPIPWLVYAWQPDNVYFSHAPHRDLDCVRCHRDVSQEEQNPPVYINRLTGYRKTTMKMVECEKCHAERGASNACQVCHK from the coding sequence ATGGCAAATAATCAGCAGAAGGGTGCGGGCATTGTAGTGCTTGTTTCTTTTTTGGTCGGCTTTATCGGTGCGCTGATAGTCGGCTGGGTGGTTTTTCCTAACGTCTTGTATTCCAGGCATTATCAGCCTTTGAACTTTTCTCACGTAGCCCATCAGGATAATGATTGCGAGTATTGTCATTATTTCCGGGATGACGGCACTTATTCGGGTGTCCCCAATATAGACAATTGCAGGGAGTGCCATGAGGAAATGATGGGGGACTCCGAGGCTGAACGGATTCTCGTGGAGGAGTACATTCAGCAGAATAAACCCATTCCGTGGTTGGTTTACGCCTGGCAGCCTGACAACGTATACTTTTCTCATGCCCCTCACAGAGATCTGGACTGTGTTCGATGTCATCGTGATGTGAGTCAGGAGGAACAAAATCCGCCGGTTTATATAAACCGGCTGACCGGTTACAGAAAGACCACCATGAAGATGGTCGAGTGCGAAAAGTGCCATGCCGAGCGCGGCGCCAGCAATGCCTGTCAGGTCTGTCACAAGTAA
- the ilvB gene encoding biosynthetic-type acetolactate synthase large subunit, which translates to MKLTGAQIFFECLKREGVEVIFGYPGGAVLDIYHEMPKHNIRHILVRHEQGAAHMADGYARASGKVGVCLVTSGPGATNTVTGIATAYMDSIPIVVFTGQVPTALIGNDAFQEVDIVGITRPCTKHNYLVKDVRDLPRIIKEAFYLARSGRPGPVLVDLPKDVIQASTNLSYPETVNLRGYKPTVEPHRGQLKKAAQAIRKAQRPVIYAGGGVIHSSARNELTKFAEMLQIPVTTTLMGLGAFPAVTEKGTFNLHPLWLGMLGMHGTFRANMAVTHCDLLFAIGARFDDRVTGKVEGFAPKAKIIHIDVDPTSISKNVRVDIPIVGDCKRALRYLIEMFQEEPLENVEERRAPWLKQIEEWKKTYPLAYKQQEGRIKPQFVIEKIYELSRGDAIIATEVGQNQMWTAQYYHFTEPRTLITSGGLGTMGYGFPAAIGAQVARPDKLVIDIAGDGSIQMNIQELITAVCNELPVKVAILNNGYLGMVRQWQELFYEKNYCATCLEGGPDFVKLAEAYGAVGLRATKPEEVEPVIKKAFEIPKPVLMDFVVEPEEGVYPMVPAGKTITEMLLV; encoded by the coding sequence ATGAAGCTGACGGGAGCACAAATTTTCTTTGAATGTTTGAAACGAGAGGGAGTGGAGGTAATCTTCGGATACCCCGGAGGGGCGGTACTGGACATATACCATGAGATGCCCAAGCACAACATCAGGCACATTTTGGTCAGGCACGAGCAGGGAGCGGCTCATATGGCCGACGGTTACGCTCGGGCTTCCGGCAAAGTCGGAGTTTGCCTGGTCACGTCCGGTCCCGGGGCCACAAACACGGTTACCGGTATCGCCACTGCTTATATGGATTCCATCCCCATTGTTGTATTTACCGGTCAGGTTCCGACGGCTCTGATCGGAAATGATGCCTTTCAGGAAGTTGATATTGTAGGCATTACGCGTCCCTGCACGAAACATAACTATCTCGTAAAAGACGTAAGAGACCTACCCCGCATTATAAAGGAAGCCTTTTATCTCGCCAGATCGGGGCGACCGGGCCCTGTTCTCGTGGACCTGCCCAAAGATGTGATACAGGCAAGCACAAACCTTTCATATCCCGAAACGGTAAATCTTCGAGGCTACAAGCCAACGGTGGAACCTCACAGGGGACAGCTAAAAAAGGCAGCTCAGGCCATAAGGAAGGCTCAGCGTCCCGTCATATATGCCGGTGGTGGCGTAATTCACTCAAGTGCCAGAAACGAGCTGACGAAGTTTGCCGAAATGCTTCAAATTCCCGTAACCACCACCCTTATGGGTCTTGGGGCTTTCCCGGCCGTTACTGAGAAGGGCACCTTTAATCTTCACCCCCTGTGGCTTGGGATGCTGGGTATGCACGGAACCTTCCGGGCAAACATGGCCGTTACCCACTGCGATCTTCTTTTCGCCATAGGAGCCCGTTTTGACGATCGAGTAACGGGAAAGGTGGAAGGATTTGCGCCAAAGGCAAAGATAATTCACATCGATGTGGATCCCACCAGCATAAGCAAAAACGTTCGCGTCGATATTCCCATCGTGGGCGATTGTAAAAGAGCACTCAGGTATCTTATTGAAATGTTTCAGGAAGAGCCTCTGGAAAATGTGGAAGAAAGAAGGGCGCCCTGGCTGAAACAGATAGAGGAGTGGAAAAAAACCTATCCTCTGGCCTATAAGCAGCAGGAGGGCAGAATTAAGCCTCAGTTCGTTATTGAGAAAATCTACGAACTCTCCAGAGGAGACGCCATTATAGCCACGGAAGTCGGACAGAACCAGATGTGGACGGCTCAATATTATCATTTCACGGAACCGAGAACCCTTATAACCTCAGGCGGGCTTGGTACCATGGGATACGGCTTTCCGGCCGCAATTGGGGCTCAGGTTGCAAGACCCGATAAGCTGGTAATAGACATAGCGGGAGACGGAAGCATTCAGATGAACATTCAGGAACTGATCACGGCCGTTTGCAATGAGCTTCCCGTTAAGGTTGCAATTCTTAACAACGGCTATCTGGGTATGGTGCGTCAGTGGCAGGAGCTTTTTTACGAAAAGAACTACTGTGCTACCTGTCTTGAAGGAGGACCTGATTTCGTTAAGCTTGCCGAAGCCTACGGAGCCGTCGGTTTAAGAGCAACGAAACCCGAAGAGGTAGAACCGGTTATAAAGAAAGCCTTTGAGATTCCCAAACCGGTTCTCATGGATTTTGTTGTGGAACCCGAGGAAGGTGTATATCCTATGGTTCCTGCGGGAAAAACAATCACGGAAATGTTGCTGGTGTAG
- the qrcC gene encoding menaquinone reductase iron-sulfur cluster-binding subunit QrcC, which yields MSGKQHNGEHGHGKGSVRYGMVIDLDKCTGCMACAVACHQENNVSFLPDETDKTRNIAWMRMYYLENGRDYPEYRFAYLPRPCFHCDSPHHTPCTFVCPVNATQRDERTGIVNMIYPRCIGCRYCMVACPYHARCFNWWDPRWPEPMEEMLNPEVSTRMRGVIEKCTFCHHRLNRARDKARIEGRDPDGVEYTPACVEACPTGAIVFGNLMDPESEVARLSKDPRAFQISAKLKTYPKVYYLSSQPWVRKLSDKGL from the coding sequence ATGAGTGGAAAGCAACACAACGGTGAGCATGGGCATGGAAAAGGATCCGTGCGTTACGGGATGGTCATAGATCTTGATAAGTGTACCGGTTGTATGGCCTGTGCAGTAGCCTGTCATCAGGAAAATAATGTGTCCTTTTTGCCCGATGAAACGGACAAGACCCGCAATATTGCCTGGATGCGGATGTATTATCTGGAAAATGGCAGGGATTATCCCGAATATCGGTTTGCCTACCTGCCGAGACCCTGTTTTCACTGTGATTCCCCTCATCATACGCCCTGTACCTTCGTGTGTCCTGTGAATGCTACTCAGCGAGATGAACGCACGGGCATTGTGAATATGATATATCCTCGTTGTATAGGTTGCCGGTACTGCATGGTTGCTTGTCCTTATCATGCCCGGTGCTTTAACTGGTGGGATCCCAGGTGGCCTGAGCCAATGGAAGAGATGTTGAACCCCGAGGTTAGTACCCGCATGAGAGGGGTTATCGAGAAGTGTACTTTTTGTCATCACAGGCTCAATCGGGCGAGAGATAAGGCCCGGATCGAGGGAAGGGATCCTGATGGAGTGGAATACACGCCCGCTTGTGTTGAGGCCTGTCCGACGGGTGCCATTGTTTTTGGCAATTTGATGGATCCGGAAAGTGAAGTTGCCAGGTTGTCTAAAGATCCCCGGGCTTTTCAGATCTCTGCAAAACTGAAAACCTATCCCAAGGTTTACTATCTCAGCAGTCAACCGTGGGTACGAAAGTTATCGGACAAGGGACTTTAA